In the genome of Planococcus donghaensis, the window TGCATATGAGCACATAACAGCTCGCTTGTTTAATGGTGGATTTACGATGAAGCGATTAAATGCTGAGTTGATAAAAGTTAAAACAGCAAATGGTAAAATTGATTTGAAAAATGTAGAATTTGCTGATGCTGAGTTAGAAACGGCTAATGGTGCGATTCACGTGAATGAAACAAAAGGAAAAGTGTTAGAAGCTGAAACTTTAAATGGTCGTATTTATGTTGATGGCGATATACAAACGATTGTTGCCAAGTCGTTGAATGGCAATATTGTTGCTACAACAAGATGTAAAGAAGCACGAAAACTGGAAACAAAAACCTTAGCAGGAAATGTAGAAATCTATATTCCAGCTCATTTGCCACTAAAAGGTGAAGTATCATCTAACCTTGGCAAAATGGATGTGTTGCTTTCGGATATCGATGCTACACATGAGCAAGGACAATTTATGCAAAAGTCGATTCGTTTCTCGAAACAAGGAACTGAGCCAGCAGCGGCTCCATTACTTGTTTATGGGGAGACTAAAACAGGATCCGTTTTACTTCGTTATTTAACAATCGAATAAATAGTAAAAAGCCGACACCAATCAATCGTGTCGGCTTTTTTTTACGGCAATTAGTAAAAGTATTATTTTTGTTCTGGATATAAATCTTGCAAAAACTCAATGGATTGTTTGATCAATTGTTGAAGTATATCCAGATCGATGTCTTCGATTTTATTAATATAAACACAAGATTTTCCGGTGGTGTGCTTGCCGAATTTCTCTAACAAAGGGCCACGGTTCTCGTCACCGGTCGCAAAATACAAACTAATTTTTGCTTTACGGGGAGAAAAACCGACAAGTGGCGCATCGCCTTCATGACCAGTTTTGTAGACATAATGGTAAGAACCAAAGCCGATGATGCTTGGCCCCCACATTTTAGGGGGATAACCACTGGTTTGTTCAAATAATTCTACGAGTTGATAAGCATCATGCCGTTTTTTAGGGTGTTCAACCGATTCAATAAATTCAATAACATCTCTATCGTTTTCTTTTGTTTTCGGTTCGTACATAATCAATCCCTCTTTTCATCCAGATGTGATTTTACAAACAATGCATTGCTTTTTTAGCTTCGGCCCACGGAACTTTATAACCTTGACCTTTAGCACAAAATATAGAAGTCGAAGTATAGAGCGGATCGGCATTTTTGTCGTAGCCCATCTTGGAAATCACATGAGCTTCATTGTGGCATACATCGTACCCATCAAATAGTAAACGGAGCGATCCTTTGCCATGAGTCCATGCAGCAAACTCCGTGCTGTAATTCATAAATGTTGCAACAGGTACACGACCTTCAATCGTTGTTTTGCCGTCAATTGTTTCTGGTGTTTCAAAACTGCCATAAGCTTGTTGTATATCAGATAGTACTTTCCCAATTTGTTCAAAGTTAACTTTTATTTTGAATCGATACATGGGTTCAAGCAATCGATTTTGAGCTTGTTCCAATCCTTGACGAAGAGCACGAAAAGTAGCTTCTCGAAAATCTCCACCTGAAGTATGTTGGTTGTGTCCACGCCCGGTCACTAAGGTTGCTTTAACATCCGTCAAAGGAGAACCCGTTAATAATCCATGATGATGTCGCTCAGTTAAATGATGAAGAATCAAGTTTTGATTGCCCGTAGATAACGCATCAGCGTGACACGAATTCCCGATTTGAAAACCACTGCCTCGTTCGCCAGGTTCTAATTTCAAATGAACTTCTGCATAGTGGCGGAGTGGTTCAAAATGGCCGTAGCCCATAACAAGCGCATCAATTGTTTCTTTGTAAAGAATTTCTGGTATTCCAAACTGGATAGAATAACCAAAGCGCTCGAGGATGACTTGTTCTAATACTTCAAGCTGAATAATGCCCATTACTTGAATTTGGATCTTTTGAAAATGTTCATCCCAGTAAACCGATAGGGAAGGGTCTTCTGCACCGAGTAGTTGAAAGCTCCTTAACACTTCTTTTACATGCACAGTTGAATTAAATAACACGGTTGATTTTAAAGTAGGGAATACTTCTGATTGGGTGTTGTTTGAACAATTGCCAATCACCTCCCCAATTGATGCTTCGGATAATCCAGCAATCGCAAACAGTTCTCCTGCAACAGCTTGTTCCACTGTTTGAAATTTCATGCCATTGTAAATTCGGATTTGTGATACTTTTTCTTCTACATGTTTTGGTCCATAGGAAAGTTTATCACGAACATTGAGTGTGCCACTTACAGCTTTCAAAAAGCATATTCGGTTTCCATTCTCATCATGTCTAATTTTATAAATCCGGGCTCCAAATGGTTCAGCTTGTTGATAAGCACTGACGGTTAATTGGTCAAGTTGATGCAAAAACTCAGAAATGCCGGTATCTTGTAAGGCAGAACCGCTGGCGCACGGGAAAATGAGATTTGAAGCAATCAGGTATTGAAAGTGTTCAAGCCAAAGCGCTTCTTCGTAGCCAGTTTCTACATATCGAGATAATAGCTCTTCATCTCGTTCTGCGATAAATTCGATTAAAGATTCACTCATCTGTCCATTTTGGAAATCGAATGTGATATCACAAGCATTTTTTGAGAAATTCGTTTGAATTTCATTTAACACTTGCTTAGGGTTTGCACCTTCGCGATCGGTTTTATTGATGAAGAAAAAAACGGGAACTTGGTGCTTTTGTAGAAGCTCCCAAACAGTTTCCGTATGTCCTTCAATCCCATCAACCGCACTGATGATAATAATGGCGTAATCCATTACTTGAATTGAACGTTCCATTTCTGGTGAAAAATCGACATGTCCAGGTGTATCGATGAGAAAGTAAGTTGAATCTTTATAAGAAAAAGTCGCTTGATCTGCAAAAATAGTAATGCCTCTACTTTTTTCAATACTGTGACTATCTAGAAAAGCACTTTGGTGATCCACTCGACCACGCTCACGAATACTTTTTGTATGATAAAGCAATTGCTCTGAAAATGTAGTTTTACCGGCATCAACATGTGCCAGGATACCAATCGTTTTGTTCATATTGTCACCTCTTGGTTTTAGTGTAGCAGAATTTATATTTATCCATAAGAAAAACGCGAAAACCGAATAGGCTTTCGCGTTGAAACTTTAAATACTGTTTTCAAAACAAGCAATACCAAAGCAAATGCCTTGTGCACAACGCTTTCGGTAAAGTAGAGACTTGAGCAAATCAACTTCCTGTTTATGTGTCATGAAACCACATTCCACGAGTATAGCTGGCATATGGGTATCGCGCAGTACGGCAAAATCAGCTTGTTTAACACCCCGATTTTTTCTCCCTGTAATCAACACTAACGATTGTTGAACCATGGCTGCTAATTTTTGTGTAGCTTCTTGAGGTTTATGGTATATAAACGTCTCTATTCCATTTGCAGAACTAAACGTATGACCCGCTGCATTCGCATGAATTGAAATGAATAAATCCACACGCAATTGATTTGCAAGCCGTGTTCGTTCGTGAAGGGGCACGTCTAAATCAGGTTGGTGACTAAAAAACACACTATGGCCATCTAGTAGTAATTGTTTTTTTACCTCTTCTGCCACAGCAGTATTAAAATAAAACTCTCGCAACTTCCCATCGGGTGAGCGCTTTCCAGGTGTATTTGGCCCATGCCCGGCATCGATCATTATTTTCATGTTGAATCTCCTCCTTTTTCTAGTTATATAGCTAAAGGAAGTGAGGGAAGGGACAAAAATCTTCAAATATAGTTTATCCATGGTAAAATAAAAGCAAACCGCATGCAAAACTAGCTATTTCGACAAAATTCGAAATAATGTGTGGATAGGAAGTGAGGAGCAAAGAATGGGGCAAGTAACGACAAAACAAGTCATGAAAATGTTTGACCTAGATTTAATCAGCGGAGAAGAAGGCATTGGTCGTCATATTCCCATTAGTGATATTTCGAGACCGGGTTTGGAAATGGCGGGATATTTTACGCATTATCCAGCAAACCGTGTGCAATTGCTCGGGAAAACGGAGCTTTCTTTTTTTGCGATGTTAACACCAAAAGAGCGTACCGAACGAATGATGAAACTTTGTACTGACGACACACCAGCAATCATTGTTTCGCATGGCGTTTCAGTTCCAAATGAATTGATTGCGGCTTCAAGCAACCGGCATGTTCCGGTTTTGACGACTCCAATGTCGACCACTCGTTTTTCAAGTTTACTGACAAACTTTTTAGAAAGTAAATTAGCTCCTACCACAGCGGTTCATGGTGTGCTTGTTGATATATATGGTGTAGGGGTTTTACTAACAGGAAAAAGTGGTGTTGGTAAAAGTGAAACTGCGCTTGAACTTGTCAAAAAAGGACATCGTTTAGTTGCTGATGACTGTGTAGAAATTCACCAGGAAGGTGAAAATACCCTAGTTGGATCGGCACCGAAATTAATCGAGCATCTGCTTGAAATTCGTGGAGTTGGCATCATTGACATTATGACGTTATTTGGTGCGAGTGCAGTTCGTACATTTAAACGAATTTCACTAGTGATTGATTTGGAAATATGGGATCAAGATAAAACATACGATCGGCTAGGATTAGAAGAAGAAAAGATGAAAATTATAGATACACAAGTAACAAAACTGACAATTCCAGTTCGCCCTGGACGAAATTTATCCGTTATTATCGAAGTAGCAGCGATGAACTATCGTTTAAAACGAATGGGCGTTAATGCAGCTGAAGAATTTTCGAATCGTCTTAATGACGTTATTGCTCAAGACACAAATTAAGCGAATGGGAAGGTGCACAAAATGTTTTCATTATTAGCTACAATCGACCCCGTCGCTTTTTCACTCGGACCGATTTCAGTTCGTTGGTATGGCGTAATCATCGCAGCAGGGATTGTCATCGCTTTTTTAGTAGGACAGCGTGAGATGGTTAAACGGGGATTGCATAACGAATTTTTAACAGATTTATTGATATGGGCGGTTCCGCTCGCGATTGTGGGTGCACGTATTTATTATGTGGCTTTTGAGTGGGAACATTATAAAGGTAACCCCGGAGAAATTATTGCCATATGGAATGGTGGAATCGCGATTCATGGTGCTTTGATTGCATCAGTGATTGTCGCTTATCTGTTTACGAAAAAGCGCAATACTTCATTTTTAAGAGTAGCGGATATTTTAGCGCCAAGTATTTTAATTGGGCAAGCGATAGGCCGTTGGGGAAATTTCATTAACCAAGAAGCACATGGTGGAGAAGTGTCACGCACGTTCTTAGAAAATTTATTTATTCCTGATTGGATTATTAATCATATGTACATAGATGGAGCTTATTACCACCCAACCTTCTTGTATGAATCTATGTGGAGCCTAGTAGGTATTATCATTTTACTGTTGCTTCGTAACGTTAACTTAGTGCGAGGGGAAATGTTTTTCTTCTATATGATATGGTATTCTGTTGGTCGCTTTTTTATCGAAGCAATGCGGACAGATAGCTTGTATGTAGTTGGGGAACTTCGGGCAGCACAACTTGTATCTGTAATTGCCATCGTCATTGCCGTGGTATTAATTGTATACCGTCGTGTAGCAATTAAAAATCCACCCCATTACAAAGATAACTAATAAAGAAAAGAGCGATTAAATGACGACATTGAAAAATGGATTGAAGGCAGGGTTAAAAACGACTTGGTCGTTAGGGAAAATTATTTTTCCGATTACCTTGCTCATTACTATGCTTCAATATACACCGGTCTTGCCTTTTGTTATTAATTTAATTGCGCCAGTTATGGGCTTGTTTGGCTTAAGTGGAGATGCGGCAATTCCATTAGTTCTGGGGAACGCGCTTAATTTATATGCGGGTATCGCCGGCATCTTGTCTTTGGAATTAACAGTCAAAGAAGTGTTTATCTTGGCAGTTATGCTATCATTTTCACATAATATTTTTATCGAGACTGGGGTGGCATTAAAGGTTGGCGTTAAGCTATGGGTCGTGTTAGTTGTCCGTTTCGGATTGGCTGCACTTTCTGGTGTCATCATCAACTTGTTTTGGCAAGGTGGAGGAGAACTAGCTCAATACGGCTTTGCACCTGAAGTTTCTGCGACGCCTGAGAGTTGGGTAGGGATTTTGTTCATTGGGCTAGAGAAAGCTTCATTTGGTGTTTTGCAATTGGCAATGATTGTGATTCCGTTAATGGTTATGATCCAGATTTTAAAAGATAAACACTACCTCCAAAAAATATCTGACACACTAGGCCCTTTAACTCGATTATTGGGTGTTCAAAAAAATGCTTCATTAACATTAGCTTCTGGACTTGTTTTTGGATTGGCTATGGGAGCAGGTGTGATGATTCAAGCTGTGCAAGAAGATGGTGTTAGTAAAAAAGACGCGACTTTAGTGTTTATATTCTTAGTGGCTTGTCACGCCATCGTCGAAGATACGCTAATCTTTATCCCATTAGGAATTCCGATATGGCCGCTACTCGCAATTCGTATAGTTACAGCGCTTGGGTTAACTATATTCATCGCTTATATGTGGCGTAAAGGAGAAGAAAAGCAGAAGGAAGTGGTTTCTACATGACAGAGAAAAAAATCAATACACTTTTATTCGATTTTGATGGTACGTTATTAGATACAAACGAACTAATCATTCAAACTTTCTTAGCTGTGCTTGATCAACATTATCCGGGCCGTTTTAATCGAGAAGATGCGTTGCACTTTATTGGCCCGTCATTAGAACAAACTTTTACCGCTATTGACCCAAACCGTGTAGAAGAACTGATAACTGAGTATCGGCAGTTGAACCGAATCATGCACGATGATTTAGTTGAAGAATACGATGGAGTAACTGAGACGTTGCATCATTTGAAAGCGCAAGGGTTGAAAATGGCAATTGTCTCAACAAAACGGAGTGAAACGATTCGTCACGGGTTATCTTTAATGGGGGTTAAGGATGTGTTTGATGTGATAGTTGGTTTAGACCATGTAACCAACCCAAAACCACATCCAGAACCGGTACAACTGGCTTTAACACGATTAGGGGCATCTCCTGATGAAGCGCTAATGATTGGAGATAACTCGCATGATATCGACGGTGGTAAAAATGCAGGAGTGCGAACGGCAGGGGTAGCTTGGGCTGCAAAAGGCGAGGACTACTTGGCTAAATTCAAACCAGATTTTATGCTTCAGCACATTAGCGATTTACTGGAATTAACAAAAGAGGCTGTAAAATGAGAAACACCCAACGCCATTTTGTAGAAGGACCGAATTCACTTTGGCATATTTACAAAACGGTGCCATTTTGGAAAGTTGCCAAAAATTTTTTAGTAATTCAAACAGCGAGATATACACCGTTTTTGCCAATGAAAAATTGGTTGTATAAAACTTTTTTGAAAATGAAAATCGGAAAACATTCTTCTTTTGCGTTAATGGTGATGCCGGATGTTATGTTTCCCGAGAAAATTACAGTTGGAGAAAACTCTGTAATTGGCTACAATACAACGATTCTTGCACACGAATATTTAATAGATGAATACCGGCTCGGCGACGTGGTCATCGGAGACCGCGTCATGATCGGAGCAAACACTACGATTTTGCCCGGCATTACGATTGGAAACGGTGCCATTGTTTCCGCTGCCACGCTCGTCCATAAAGATGTGCCAGCTGGATCTTTTGTCGGTGGAAATCCGATGAACATCATCTTTACAGCTGAACAAATGGCAGAGCGACAAGCAAAATCCTGAAAGCACTCAGTGCTTTCAGGATTTTTTTCGAGTATATCCCTTGACGATAGACGGAAAAATAAGATAAAATGTGTTTACTTCACCACATTAGCGAGATAAAGTAAAATAACCAATATTAGGGAGTTTTATGATGACTATACAAATGTTTGAGAAACCATTAGGCATGAGAGATGATTTTCCATTTATCGCAAAAAAGAAAGCAGAGCTCCGCGCAAGCGGTACGAATATCATTCAACAAGCGGGTTATGAATTGTTGCAGACACCAACGTTAGAATATTACGAAACCATTGGTAAAATATCGGCTATCGCTGATAACGCCTTGTTTAAACTATTAGACAGTCAAGGAGAAACATTGGTGTTGCGACCAGATATGACATCACCAATCGCACGAGTTGCAGCATCTAAACTATTAAAAGAGAAAATGCCAGTTAGACTTGGCTATTATTCAAATGTCTTTCGTGCTCAAAAACGAGAAGGTGGCCGCCCGGCTGAATTTGAACAAATGGGCGTAGAACTGATAGGCGATGATTCCTTGTATGCCGATGCAGAAGTGATCATTCTTGCAGGCACTATCTTAAAAAACTTAAACATCGAATCTAGTCGTTTCGTAATTGGTCACACGCAATTGCTTCAATTGATTCTTGAAGATTTCGGGTTAAACCAAGAGCAAATAGAACAAGTACGTAGCGCATTTGTTTCTAAAAATAGTGTTGGGTTTGAAACCTTAGCAAAACAATTACCTATCGAAGAGTCAAGAATGGAGTCGTTTATTGGTTTGATTTCCACGACTACTGTCGAAGAATGGCAACAATGGGTCAACCCTCATAATTCGAAACAAAGCTCATTATTTGAAGAGATGAAAAAATTAAAGAAAATATTAGACCGCAATGGATTATCTGAAGCTGTTACTTATGACTTATCATTTAATAGCCACATGACTTATTACACCGGAGTAGTGTTTGAAGTATACGCTGCAGGTAGTGGTTTTTCACTTGGCAATGGTGGAAGATACGACGGTTTGATGAAGCAATTTGGGCTAGAAGTCGGTGCGACTGGTTTTGGTTTGCGTGTCGACAGACTATTAGAAATCATGTCAGCTGTCTCTGAACAACAAGAACATATATTAATTTTGTTCGATGCAGATAATGAGGATCAAGCATTTGACGAAGCACAAAAACTTCGCACAAATGGGACGCGCGTGACGTTGCAATTTGCACCAGCGGTCAAAGCCACTGATGAATTTAGCAACCATTTCAGCAAGGTTCTACGATTGGAAGGTGCTAACTAATGGATGCATTAACTATAGCAATGCCAAAAGGCAGAATATTTGAAGAAGCTTATGAATTGCTGGTGAAAGCTGGCTATGATTTACCGAAAGAACTTGACGATTCAAGAAAGTTAATCGTCGAAGCACCTAATGAGAATATCCGTTTTATTCTTTCAAAACCAATGGATGTTCCAGCCTATGTTGAACACGGGGTAGCAGATATCGGCATTGCAGGAAAAGACGTTATGCTGGAACATGACCGTGATGTTTATGAATTACTAGATCTTGGCATTAGCCGTTGCTATATCGCGACTGCAGGTATGCCAGATTCCCCAATGAATAAAGTTTCACCACGTGTCGCAACTAAATACCCGAAAGTAGCTTCACAATATTACCGTGGCAAAGGCGAACAAGTTGAAATCATTGAATTGAACGGTTCGATTGAATTGGCCCCAATGATTGGCTTGGCTGACCGTATCGTAGATATTGTTTCGACTGGTAAAACGTTAAAAGAAAATGGATTAGTTGAATACGAAAAAATCGTCGACATTACGTCACGTTTAATAGCGAATCCTGTAAGTTATCGCTTGAAGCAAAAGCGTATTAGCGATCTTGTGGAAAGACTAAGAAAGCAGGCAGTTTTATGAAAGTGACTCGTCTTTCTTCAGGAATATCCATTAGAAGAACGATTGCAGAAGGCACTGAACAGCAAGTCACAGCAGTAAAAGCGATTATTCAGGAAGTGAAAGATCACGGAGACAAAGCAATGTTTCGCTTTACTGAAAAATGGGATGGGGCAAAATTAACTTCTTTACGTGTGACAGAAGAAGAAATTGCGCAGGCGGTGGAGCGCTTTGATCCTCAATTGTTAGCGGACTTAACTGAAGCAGCGGCGAATATTCGGAAGTACCACGAAAGTCAACAGCAACAAGGTTATCGTTTAGATAATGAAGATGGCTCATATGTCGCACAACGTGTAACAGCCATCGAATCAGCTGGGCTTTATGTGCCGGGCGGTACCGCTGCATATCCATCATCGGTATTGATGAATGTCATACCAGCACAAGTAGCGGGAGTTTCACGCATTGTGCTTATATCCCCACCAAGTAAAGACGGTACTTTGTCGGATGGCGTACTCGCATCCGCTCATATTCTCGGCATTTCGGAAGTGTATAAATCGGGTGGTGCACAAGCGGTTGCTGCATTAGCTTACGGCACAGAATCGATTGTACCCGTTGATAAAATTACAGGACCTGGCAATATTTTTGTCGCCCTTGCTAAACGAGAAGTAAATGGGGACGTGGCCATTGACATGATTGCTGGACCAAGTGAAATTGCGATTATTGCGGATGATACAGCTTATGCAGATGAAGTAGCTGCAGATTTGTTGTCTCAAGCGGAACATGATCCACTTGCTAGCGCTGTATTACTTACAACAAGCGAAAAACTAGCAGATGCGGTTTCCGAACAAGTGGAGAAACAGCTGGCAAGTTTGCCGCGTGAAGCTATTGCCAGCCCAGCAATTGCAAACCACAGCATGATTTATATTGGAGACTCAATAAATGAGCTCATTGAAGCTGCAGATCAACTAGCACCCGAACATTTGGAAATTATGACAGCAGATGCCGAAGCAGTCGCTGATAAAATTCGCCATGCCGGCGCTATTTTTATCGGCCGTTACTCTTCTGAACCAATTGGTGATTATTTCGCGGGAACGAATCACGTTTTGCCGACAAATAGCACGGCCCGTTTTTCAAGTGCATTATCGGTATATGACTTTATAAAACGAACGAGCATTATTCGCTATAGTGAAAAAGCGTGGCAAAACAATAAAGAAAAAATCGCTCGTCTAGCACGTCTTGAAGGCTTAGAAGGACATGCACGTGCAGTCGAATCACGGTCGTGGGAAAAGGGGACAACTAAATGAGACAAGCTGAAATCAAACGCAATACCAATGAAACGAAAGTAGCCATCAACTTTTCATTAGACGGCGAAGGAAAGTCAGTTATTGATACAGGTGTTCCATTTATGGACCATATGTTGGATTTGTTTATTAAGCACGGATTGTTTGATGGAGAAATTAAGGCAGATGGTGATACGCATATTGATGATCACCACACGACCGAAGACATTGGCATTGTTTTAGGACAAGCTGTGAAAGAAGCGCTTGGCGATAAAAAGGGCATACGTCGTTATGGCAATGCATTTGTCCCAATGGACGACGCCTTAGCGCAAGTGGTGATCGACTGCTCTAATCGTCCTCACTTAGAATTGCGTTGCGATTCGCTGAAAGAAAAAGTGGGAACATTTGATACAGAGCTAGTAGAAGAGTTTTTGTGGAAATTTGCACTTGAGTCACGTATGAACGTTCACGTTATTGTTCA includes:
- a CDS encoding DUF1801 domain-containing protein, which codes for MYEPKTKENDRDVIEFIESVEHPKKRHDAYQLVELFEQTSGYPPKMWGPSIIGFGSYHYVYKTGHEGDAPLVGFSPRKAKISLYFATGDENRGPLLEKFGKHTTGKSCVYINKIEDIDLDILQQLIKQSIEFLQDLYPEQK
- a CDS encoding elongation factor G, which produces MNKTIGILAHVDAGKTTFSEQLLYHTKSIRERGRVDHQSAFLDSHSIEKSRGITIFADQATFSYKDSTYFLIDTPGHVDFSPEMERSIQVMDYAIIIISAVDGIEGHTETVWELLQKHQVPVFFFINKTDREGANPKQVLNEIQTNFSKNACDITFDFQNGQMSESLIEFIAERDEELLSRYVETGYEEALWLEHFQYLIASNLIFPCASGSALQDTGISEFLHQLDQLTVSAYQQAEPFGARIYKIRHDENGNRICFLKAVSGTLNVRDKLSYGPKHVEEKVSQIRIYNGMKFQTVEQAVAGELFAIAGLSEASIGEVIGNCSNNTQSEVFPTLKSTVLFNSTVHVKEVLRSFQLLGAEDPSLSVYWDEHFQKIQIQVMGIIQLEVLEQVILERFGYSIQFGIPEILYKETIDALVMGYGHFEPLRHYAEVHLKLEPGERGSGFQIGNSCHADALSTGNQNLILHHLTERHHHGLLTGSPLTDVKATLVTGRGHNQHTSGGDFREATFRALRQGLEQAQNRLLEPMYRFKIKVNFEQIGKVLSDIQQAYGSFETPETIDGKTTIEGRVPVATFMNYSTEFAAWTHGKGSLRLLFDGYDVCHNEAHVISKMGYDKNADPLYTSTSIFCAKGQGYKVPWAEAKKAMHCL
- a CDS encoding N-acetylmuramoyl-L-alanine amidase, with translation MKIMIDAGHGPNTPGKRSPDGKLREFYFNTAVAEEVKKQLLLDGHSVFFSHQPDLDVPLHERTRLANQLRVDLFISIHANAAGHTFSSANGIETFIYHKPQEATQKLAAMVQQSLVLITGRKNRGVKQADFAVLRDTHMPAILVECGFMTHKQEVDLLKSLLYRKRCAQGICFGIACFENSI
- the hprK gene encoding HPr(Ser) kinase/phosphatase, with amino-acid sequence MGQVTTKQVMKMFDLDLISGEEGIGRHIPISDISRPGLEMAGYFTHYPANRVQLLGKTELSFFAMLTPKERTERMMKLCTDDTPAIIVSHGVSVPNELIAASSNRHVPVLTTPMSTTRFSSLLTNFLESKLAPTTAVHGVLVDIYGVGVLLTGKSGVGKSETALELVKKGHRLVADDCVEIHQEGENTLVGSAPKLIEHLLEIRGVGIIDIMTLFGASAVRTFKRISLVIDLEIWDQDKTYDRLGLEEEKMKIIDTQVTKLTIPVRPGRNLSVIIEVAAMNYRLKRMGVNAAEEFSNRLNDVIAQDTN
- the lgt gene encoding prolipoprotein diacylglyceryl transferase, with amino-acid sequence MFSLLATIDPVAFSLGPISVRWYGVIIAAGIVIAFLVGQREMVKRGLHNEFLTDLLIWAVPLAIVGARIYYVAFEWEHYKGNPGEIIAIWNGGIAIHGALIASVIVAYLFTKKRNTSFLRVADILAPSILIGQAIGRWGNFINQEAHGGEVSRTFLENLFIPDWIINHMYIDGAYYHPTFLYESMWSLVGIIILLLLRNVNLVRGEMFFFYMIWYSVGRFFIEAMRTDSLYVVGELRAAQLVSVIAIVIAVVLIVYRRVAIKNPPHYKDN
- a CDS encoding nucleoside recognition domain-containing protein; amino-acid sequence: MTTLKNGLKAGLKTTWSLGKIIFPITLLITMLQYTPVLPFVINLIAPVMGLFGLSGDAAIPLVLGNALNLYAGIAGILSLELTVKEVFILAVMLSFSHNIFIETGVALKVGVKLWVVLVVRFGLAALSGVIINLFWQGGGELAQYGFAPEVSATPESWVGILFIGLEKASFGVLQLAMIVIPLMVMIQILKDKHYLQKISDTLGPLTRLLGVQKNASLTLASGLVFGLAMGAGVMIQAVQEDGVSKKDATLVFIFLVACHAIVEDTLIFIPLGIPIWPLLAIRIVTALGLTIFIAYMWRKGEEKQKEVVST
- the ppaX gene encoding pyrophosphatase PpaX; this translates as MTEKKINTLLFDFDGTLLDTNELIIQTFLAVLDQHYPGRFNREDALHFIGPSLEQTFTAIDPNRVEELITEYRQLNRIMHDDLVEEYDGVTETLHHLKAQGLKMAIVSTKRSETIRHGLSLMGVKDVFDVIVGLDHVTNPKPHPEPVQLALTRLGASPDEALMIGDNSHDIDGGKNAGVRTAGVAWAAKGEDYLAKFKPDFMLQHISDLLELTKEAVK
- a CDS encoding acyltransferase translates to MRNTQRHFVEGPNSLWHIYKTVPFWKVAKNFLVIQTARYTPFLPMKNWLYKTFLKMKIGKHSSFALMVMPDVMFPEKITVGENSVIGYNTTILAHEYLIDEYRLGDVVIGDRVMIGANTTILPGITIGNGAIVSAATLVHKDVPAGSFVGGNPMNIIFTAEQMAERQAKS
- the hisZ gene encoding ATP phosphoribosyltransferase regulatory subunit: MTIQMFEKPLGMRDDFPFIAKKKAELRASGTNIIQQAGYELLQTPTLEYYETIGKISAIADNALFKLLDSQGETLVLRPDMTSPIARVAASKLLKEKMPVRLGYYSNVFRAQKREGGRPAEFEQMGVELIGDDSLYADAEVIILAGTILKNLNIESSRFVIGHTQLLQLILEDFGLNQEQIEQVRSAFVSKNSVGFETLAKQLPIEESRMESFIGLISTTTVEEWQQWVNPHNSKQSSLFEEMKKLKKILDRNGLSEAVTYDLSFNSHMTYYTGVVFEVYAAGSGFSLGNGGRYDGLMKQFGLEVGATGFGLRVDRLLEIMSAVSEQQEHILILFDADNEDQAFDEAQKLRTNGTRVTLQFAPAVKATDEFSNHFSKVLRLEGAN
- the hisG gene encoding ATP phosphoribosyltransferase; amino-acid sequence: MDALTIAMPKGRIFEEAYELLVKAGYDLPKELDDSRKLIVEAPNENIRFILSKPMDVPAYVEHGVADIGIAGKDVMLEHDRDVYELLDLGISRCYIATAGMPDSPMNKVSPRVATKYPKVASQYYRGKGEQVEIIELNGSIELAPMIGLADRIVDIVSTGKTLKENGLVEYEKIVDITSRLIANPVSYRLKQKRISDLVERLRKQAVL
- the hisD gene encoding histidinol dehydrogenase encodes the protein MKVTRLSSGISIRRTIAEGTEQQVTAVKAIIQEVKDHGDKAMFRFTEKWDGAKLTSLRVTEEEIAQAVERFDPQLLADLTEAAANIRKYHESQQQQGYRLDNEDGSYVAQRVTAIESAGLYVPGGTAAYPSSVLMNVIPAQVAGVSRIVLISPPSKDGTLSDGVLASAHILGISEVYKSGGAQAVAALAYGTESIVPVDKITGPGNIFVALAKREVNGDVAIDMIAGPSEIAIIADDTAYADEVAADLLSQAEHDPLASAVLLTTSEKLADAVSEQVEKQLASLPREAIASPAIANHSMIYIGDSINELIEAADQLAPEHLEIMTADAEAVADKIRHAGAIFIGRYSSEPIGDYFAGTNHVLPTNSTARFSSALSVYDFIKRTSIIRYSEKAWQNNKEKIARLARLEGLEGHARAVESRSWEKGTTK
- the hisB gene encoding imidazoleglycerol-phosphate dehydratase HisB; the protein is MRQAEIKRNTNETKVAINFSLDGEGKSVIDTGVPFMDHMLDLFIKHGLFDGEIKADGDTHIDDHHTTEDIGIVLGQAVKEALGDKKGIRRYGNAFVPMDDALAQVVIDCSNRPHLELRCDSLKEKVGTFDTELVEEFLWKFALESRMNVHVIVHYGKNTHHIIEAIFKALARALDEATMIDPRVKGVPSTKGLLT